A single Dermacentor variabilis isolate Ectoservices chromosome 9, ASM5094787v1, whole genome shotgun sequence DNA region contains:
- the Ns2 gene encoding nucleostemin 2, protein MAKAKRIGAKKTSSFNKGTHSLNPDRPKKSNDSTMRDKSTIKRLLMYKNSRPYRDRKGKIVKAAPYQSWVTSGTVARVAPNPKWFGNTRTVSQGALQQFQEELGQAMRDPYQVVMRQSKLPVSLLNEKAKNARVHILDTASYETTFGPKAQRKKPRLSAGDLSELVQAADTSQAHHSETKKETPEDELKPAVRQEIMTKGQSKRIWNELYKVIDSSDVVIQVLDVRDPQGTRSPFIERFMRKEKPHKHLVFVLNKCDLVPTWVTQRWVALLSAEYPTMAFHASITNPFGKGALINLLRQFSKLHTDKRQISVGFIGYPNVGKSSVINALRSKKVCNVAPIAGETKVWQYITLMRKIYLIDCPGVVYPSGDTDTEIVLKGVVRVENVEDPQDHIPAVLDRVRPEYIVKTYKIESWESPEDFLEKLGRRSGKLLKGGEPDISTVAKMVLNDWQRGKLPYFVKPPGGEESAGTQENAEPSGDIAIAAKVRQDLDEIRVGPRFVAEDLQAPGAPAKSEAKEKAPSEEATVKVEKSAAEAGDVQSSKQEREALPGGPFVESVSSGDSCRDEQKADASEGSPASAKSENEVKVQSTSVEAVVGGTPAEVEALPTAENETKESNNSQSVPKEGDAQTASAKESNLPPGDAVGIPTSRSPAKKRKKSGAESQHVELCDLIGRKMAQSPWAKFLPTKKPKTENDSPSDNKTPVAPEPVTFEVEDFSDEDEKEETASSLVTSSGTFVVSSLAKRRETVQEDDDVPARRLTGKEKRRKMEAKKVRKVGHHFYDYANVKNRDRTKARKNRQNQKLLSRRKIKAV, encoded by the exons GGACCGCAAGGGCAAGATAGTGAAAGCCGCACCATACCAGTCATGGGTGACATCCGGCACGGTGGCCCGAGTGGCACCGAACCCCAAGTGGTTTGGCAACACGCGCACTGTcagccagggggcgctgcagcAGTTCCAGGAGGAACTGGGACAGGCCATGCGCGACCCATATCAAGTGGTGATGCGCCAGAGCAAGCTGCCTGTTAGCTTGCTCAATGAGAAGGCCAAG AACGCCAGAGTGCACATCCTGGATACGGCAAGCTACGAGACAACGTTTGGCCCAAAAGCGCAGCGCAAGAAGCCACGTCTGTCAGCTGGAGACCTGTCT GAACTGGTCCAAGCAGCTGACACCTCTCAAGCGCACCACTCGGAGACCAAGAAGGAGACACCAGAAGATGAGCTCAAGCCTGCTGTTCGTCAAGAAATAATGACCAAAGGCCAGTCTAAGCGCATCTGGAACGAGCTGTACAAG GTGATCGACTCGTCGGACGTGGTGATCCAAGTGCTGGACGTGCGGGACCCGCAGGGCACGCGCAGCCCTTTTATCGAGCGCTTCATGCGCAAGGAGAAGCCCCACAAGCACCTGGTGTTTGTGCTCAACAAGTGCGACCTGGTGCCCACCTGGGTGACCCAACGCTGGGTGGCCCTGCTGTCGGCCGAGTACCCCACCATGGCATTCCACGCCAGCATCACGAACCCTTTCGGCAAGGGGGCCCTCATCAACCTGCTCAGGCAGTTCTCCAAG CTGCACACAGACAAGAGGCAAATCAGTGTGGGCTTCATCGGCTACCCCAACGTTGGCAAGTCGTCAGTCATCAACGCCTTGCGATCGAAAAAGGTCTGCAACGTGGCACCCATTGCTGGGGAGACCAAG GTGTGGCAGTACATCACATTGATGCGCAAGATCTACCTTATCGACTGCCCTGGTGTTGTCTACCCATCAGGTGACACAGACACGGAAATTGTCCTAAAGGGAGTG GTCCGTGTTGAGAATGTGGAGGACCCCCAAGACCACATCCCAGCAGTCCTGGACCGTGTTAGGCCTGAGTACATTGTCAAGACGTACAAGATAGAATCTTGGGAAAGCCCAGAGGACTTCCTCGAAAAGCTGGGCCGGCGGTCTGGCAAGCTGCTCAAG GGTGGGGAACCTGACATCTCTACAGTGGCCAAGATGGTTTTGAACGACTGGCAGCGGGGAAAACTACCTTATTTTGTCAAGCCACCTGGTGGAGAG GAGTCCGCCGGAACCCAGGAGAATGCGGAGCCCTCTGGTGACATCGCCATAGCTGCCAAGGTGCGGCAGGACCTGGATGAAATCCGTGTGGGGCCGCGGTTTGTGGCTGAAGACCTGCAGGCGCCAGGAGCACCTGCAAAGTCTGAAGCAAAGGAGAAGGCGCCCTCTGAAGAGGCAACTGTCAAAGTCGAGAAGTCGGCAGCAGAGGCGGGTGACGTGCAGAGTTCCAAACAGGAGCGGGAAGCGCTCCCTGGTGGCCCTTTTGTGGAATCTGTATCTTCCGGGGATAGTTGTCGAGATGAGCAGAAAGCAGATGCCTCAGAAGGTTCGCCAGCTTCTGCAAAGTCTGAGAATGAAGTGAAGGTTCAAAGTACTAGTGTAGAAGCAGTTGTGGGCGGTACACCTGCTGAAGTGGAAGCACTTCCAACTGCTGAGAATGAGACTAAAGAGTCAAACAACAGCCAAAGTGTTCCTAAAGAAGGAGACGCACAGACTGCCAGTGCGAAGGAGTCCAACTTACCACCAGGTGACGCTGTAGGCATTCCCACAAGCCGATCGCCAGCCAAAAAGCGGAAGAAATCTGGTGCAGAATCGCAGCACGTGGAACTCTGCGACCTCATTGGTAGGAAGATGGCCCAGAGTCCGTGGGCCAAGTTCTTGCCAACAAAGAAACCAAAAACCGAGAATGATTCCCCGAGTGACAACAAAACTCCGGTGGCCCCAGAACCCGTGACATTCGAAGTGGAAGACTTCTCTGACGAGGATGAAAAAGAGGAGACAGCATCTTCCTTG GTGACCAGTAGTGGCACATTTGTTGTGAGCTCTTTGGCCAAGCGGAGAGAAACTGTACAAGAAGACGATGATGTACCTGCTAGACGGCTTACAGGCAAAGAG AAGAGGAGAAAAATGGAGGCTAAGAAGGTACGGAAAGTGGGCCACCACTTCTACGACTACGCCAACGTGAAGAACCGGGACAGGACCAAGGCACGCAAGAACCGACAAAACCAGAAGCTTCTGTCTCGGAGAAAAATAAAGGCAGTGTGA